One part of the Pseudoalteromonas aliena SW19 genome encodes these proteins:
- the arcB gene encoding aerobic respiration two-component sensor histidine kinase ArcB has translation MTDYSLSPWVRILSSLITRFGEFKAAVACYTLFLTASLILSSMFYYVAIGEIHLVDILAVIFFTAVVSPLVISVLLNSIRQLDASYAYLDSATKQEKLLNQTLKDNISRLNVEIDERKMAFHAKHRAIEELRKEIAERKKTQQELAQQGMLLRSIVDSSPDLFYYRDNNGVFAGCNKMFEEVMGKTSAELIGKTAEQTFPSEFLSEVLETDKQVEQTHQAITIDVGYDVEGEKRWFELRKLPFINDEGDYIGLLGFGRDITSRKEAAQALETAYKDKGKFIATLSHELRTPLNGIVGLTRMLLDTDLDKQQRSWSNTIFSSAETLGNIFNDIIDLDKIDREQLDIATNPINVSDFINDVVNFAGLIAEQKDLEFNIERSGMLDIYALLDPTRLRQVVWNLINNAVKFTQSGEVKLECVRENRIEGPWLIMKISDTGQGIPPEQLPRIFDMYYKAPDLKGTNAIGSGIGLSVTKALVSAMRGVITVESSEGEGSCFTVQIPLNLCIAPTEQSYVGRGLYILLVEDVPLNAEIATNLLEQRGHEVLWAETGEDALSFVETEDDLDLVLLDMQLPDINGDEVARQIRADSHFDKLPIVALTANVRSAEEELKGISIQGALAKPINTVKLDKMLADLFDIKQIESSTPQLKVSDEALIGINAHLLDAETIEDFVNSMGLVVFRRSSQLFEKLNPQYQQELLTSLNAGDREEYKSVAHKLKGAAGSVGLNDVQLHAKVMEHGATEETDDVLKEWLNVLADKINEGQQALHLFLQQLE, from the coding sequence ATGACCGATTACTCTTTGAGCCCTTGGGTTCGAATTCTTTCTAGCCTGATAACTCGATTTGGTGAGTTTAAAGCGGCCGTTGCTTGCTATACGCTATTTCTGACAGCGTCGCTTATTTTATCAAGCATGTTTTATTATGTGGCTATAGGGGAAATTCACCTTGTTGATATTTTAGCCGTCATCTTTTTTACCGCAGTGGTTTCTCCGTTAGTCATCAGTGTATTATTAAATTCAATTCGTCAATTAGATGCTTCGTATGCTTATCTTGATAGTGCTACTAAGCAGGAAAAACTATTAAACCAAACACTCAAAGATAACATTAGTCGATTAAATGTTGAGATCGACGAACGTAAAATGGCGTTTCATGCTAAACACCGTGCAATTGAAGAGCTTCGTAAAGAGATAGCAGAGCGTAAAAAAACGCAGCAAGAGCTTGCGCAGCAAGGTATGTTATTACGCTCAATTGTTGATTCGTCCCCTGATTTATTTTATTACCGTGATAATAATGGCGTATTTGCGGGTTGTAATAAAATGTTTGAAGAGGTGATGGGTAAAACGAGTGCTGAGCTTATTGGTAAAACGGCAGAGCAAACGTTTCCAAGTGAGTTTTTGTCTGAAGTACTAGAAACAGATAAGCAGGTAGAGCAAACCCATCAAGCGATAACAATTGATGTTGGCTACGATGTTGAAGGTGAAAAACGTTGGTTTGAGTTGCGTAAACTTCCTTTCATTAATGACGAAGGTGATTATATTGGCTTACTTGGCTTTGGCCGTGATATTACGAGCCGTAAAGAGGCCGCTCAAGCACTCGAAACCGCCTATAAAGATAAAGGGAAATTTATTGCCACCCTCAGCCACGAATTGCGGACACCGCTAAATGGTATTGTAGGGTTAACGCGTATGCTGCTTGATACAGATCTAGATAAACAACAGCGTAGCTGGAGTAATACTATTTTTTCGAGCGCTGAAACGCTAGGTAATATTTTTAACGATATTATAGATCTAGACAAAATAGACAGAGAGCAGCTTGATATAGCAACTAATCCTATTAATGTCTCTGACTTTATAAACGATGTTGTTAATTTTGCGGGACTTATTGCTGAGCAAAAAGATCTTGAATTTAATATTGAGCGCAGCGGTATGCTTGATATCTATGCATTGCTCGATCCTACTCGTTTGCGTCAAGTCGTTTGGAATCTAATAAATAATGCAGTTAAGTTTACTCAAAGCGGTGAAGTTAAACTTGAATGTGTGCGTGAGAATCGTATTGAAGGCCCTTGGCTAATAATGAAAATATCAGATACAGGCCAAGGTATTCCACCAGAGCAGCTACCGCGTATATTTGATATGTATTATAAAGCACCTGATTTAAAAGGGACTAATGCCATTGGCTCTGGAATAGGCTTGTCGGTTACCAAAGCGCTGGTTAGTGCAATGAGAGGTGTGATCACCGTTGAAAGTAGCGAAGGTGAGGGCAGCTGCTTTACAGTCCAAATTCCACTCAATCTATGTATAGCACCAACAGAGCAAAGTTATGTTGGCCGTGGACTCTATATTTTATTGGTAGAAGATGTGCCGCTTAATGCTGAAATTGCAACTAACTTATTAGAGCAGCGAGGTCATGAAGTACTGTGGGCCGAAACGGGCGAAGACGCTTTGTCTTTTGTCGAAACTGAAGATGATTTAGATTTAGTCTTACTCGACATGCAATTGCCTGATATAAATGGCGATGAAGTAGCGAGGCAGATAAGAGCAGATAGCCATTTTGATAAATTACCAATAGTGGCACTGACGGCTAATGTAAGAAGTGCAGAAGAAGAGCTTAAAGGTATATCTATACAAGGTGCGCTCGCAAAACCTATTAATACTGTAAAGCTTGATAAAATGCTGGCTGATTTATTTGATATAAAGCAAATTGAGAGTAGTACACCACAATTAAAAGTAAGTGATGAGGCTCTTATTGGTATTAATGCGCATTTACTCGATGCTGAAACAATTGAAGACTTTGTTAACTCTATGGGCTTAGTTGTATTTAGGCGCAGTAGTCAGTTATTTGAAAAACTTAATCCACAGTATCAGCAAGAGCTACTGACTTCATTAAATGCAGGTGATAGAGAAGAATACAAATCTGTAGCGCACAAGCTCAAAGGAGCGGCAGGTTCGGTTGGCTTA
- the folE2 gene encoding GTP cyclohydrolase FolE2, protein MQTNMPDIADTAPALQTGKLDWVGMAEIELPFIFESRDLAPVTVNAKARAFVNLHKEDAKGIHMSRLYLALDVLSTEQQVNPQTLANTLNTFISSHENLSDKAQIEFKFELPLRRKSLLSGKVGWKSYPLTLTSTIEHNIISYELTVDVTYSSTCPCSAALARQLIQNAFNEKFNQDTLSQKDVHEWLGTTQGIVATPHSQRSIANVKVKLNRDINEFDVINLINTLENELKTPVQAAVKREDEQEFARLNGQNLMFCEDAARKIKASLEASNYADYWLQINHYESLHAHDAVAIAVKGIENGYKA, encoded by the coding sequence ATGCAAACTAACATGCCCGACATAGCCGACACGGCTCCCGCCTTACAAACCGGTAAGTTAGACTGGGTTGGCATGGCTGAAATTGAGCTGCCATTTATTTTTGAATCGCGCGACCTTGCTCCTGTTACCGTTAATGCGAAAGCCCGCGCATTTGTAAACTTGCATAAAGAAGATGCTAAAGGCATTCATATGTCGCGCTTATATTTAGCACTCGATGTACTTTCAACCGAGCAACAAGTTAATCCGCAGACGTTAGCTAACACACTCAATACCTTTATTAGTAGCCATGAAAATCTCAGTGACAAAGCGCAAATAGAATTTAAATTTGAATTACCACTGCGCCGAAAATCACTATTGAGTGGTAAAGTCGGCTGGAAGAGCTATCCATTAACATTAACCAGTACTATTGAGCACAATATAATTAGCTATGAGTTAACCGTCGATGTTACCTACTCATCAACTTGCCCATGCTCGGCAGCTCTCGCGCGTCAGCTTATACAAAATGCATTTAACGAAAAATTCAATCAAGATACATTAAGTCAAAAAGATGTTCACGAATGGCTTGGCACTACGCAAGGTATTGTTGCAACACCTCATTCTCAGCGTTCAATTGCTAATGTAAAGGTTAAACTCAACCGTGATATTAACGAGTTTGATGTTATAAACTTAATTAATACTCTTGAAAATGAGCTAAAAACACCTGTTCAGGCTGCTGTAAAGCGAGAAGACGAACAGGAATTTGCTCGTCTAAATGGCCAAAACCTGATGTTTTGTGAAGACGCAGCTCGCAAAATAAAAGCGAGTCTTGAAGCAAGCAACTATGCCGATTATTGGTTGCAAATCAATCATTACGAATCATTACATGCTCACGATGCCGTCGCGATAGCAGTGAAAGGAATTGAAAACGGATACAAAGCGTAA
- a CDS encoding DUF2726 domain-containing protein, translated as MEFALLSILVLVVGASIFVSKFNDDGGNPYPFTRKQSVFTQVESAFLNLLERAVGDQYKIVSRVKLIDVIDCKEGLSVKSKRAAIAKAKNKQLDFVLIDKEKMTIVAAVDLVNNANKDGHKAQRDWFVNGALEAAGIPHIRMKVKSGYRPSEVRDAIMFKLGKLGSSQTQRPVRNRVSKPAVLSPSQAKAHSTALAEI; from the coding sequence ATGGAGTTCGCTTTATTATCAATTTTAGTATTAGTGGTAGGCGCATCAATCTTTGTGTCAAAGTTTAATGATGATGGCGGAAACCCTTATCCTTTTACGCGTAAGCAAAGTGTATTTACGCAAGTAGAAAGTGCGTTTTTAAATTTACTTGAACGTGCTGTTGGCGACCAATACAAAATAGTTAGCCGCGTTAAGCTAATCGATGTAATTGACTGCAAAGAAGGTTTATCTGTTAAATCTAAACGAGCAGCAATTGCTAAGGCAAAAAACAAACAGCTTGATTTTGTATTAATAGATAAAGAAAAAATGACCATAGTGGCTGCCGTTGATCTCGTAAACAACGCGAATAAAGACGGTCATAAAGCACAGCGAGATTGGTTTGTTAATGGGGCATTAGAAGCAGCCGGCATCCCACATATTCGTATGAAAGTAAAATCAGGGTATCGCCCTTCAGAAGTGCGCGATGCCATTATGTTTAAGCTTGGTAAGCTTGGCTCTTCACAAACGCAGCGTCCTGTTCGTAACCGCGTCAGCAAACCAGCGGTGCTATCACCATCGCAAGCTAAAGCTCATTCTACTGCATTAGCTGAAATTTAA
- the mtnN gene encoding 5'-methylthioadenosine/S-adenosylhomocysteine nucleosidase gives MNVGIIGAMEPEVKILREAMQNPQILTKAGFTFYTGELAGNTVTLVQSGIGKVASTIATTLLIDNFKPDCVINTGSAGGFDPSLSVGDVVISSEVRHHDVDVTAFGYEIGQVPQMPAGFTAHPKLVEAAQQTITQISDVKTLVGLICTGDTFMCDPVRIDKARNDFPTMLAVEMEGASIAQTCFALSTPFVVIRSMSDIAGKESPQSFEEYLETASINSSKMVVALLEELTAVKL, from the coding sequence ATGAACGTTGGTATTATTGGCGCAATGGAGCCAGAAGTTAAAATTTTGCGTGAAGCCATGCAAAATCCACAAATTTTGACTAAAGCAGGTTTCACTTTTTATACTGGCGAATTGGCTGGTAATACAGTCACACTCGTTCAATCTGGTATTGGAAAGGTAGCCTCAACTATTGCAACTACCTTACTTATCGATAACTTTAAACCTGATTGTGTTATCAATACGGGTTCTGCAGGTGGTTTTGATCCATCACTTAGCGTTGGCGATGTAGTAATTTCATCAGAAGTGCGTCATCACGATGTAGACGTAACTGCTTTTGGTTATGAGATTGGCCAAGTACCACAAATGCCAGCAGGTTTTACAGCTCACCCTAAATTGGTTGAAGCTGCGCAGCAAACAATTACACAAATTAGTGATGTTAAAACCTTAGTAGGTCTAATTTGTACTGGTGATACATTTATGTGTGATCCTGTACGTATTGATAAAGCACGTAATGACTTTCCTACAATGCTTGCTGTTGAAATGGAAGGCGCTTCAATAGCGCAGACGTGTTTTGCACTGAGCACCCCGTTTGTGGTTATCCGTTCGATGTCAGATATTGCTGGCAAAGAATCTCCGCAGTCGTTTGAAGAATACCTAGAAACCGCATCAATCAATTCATCTAAAATGGTTGTTGCACTTCTAGAAGAACTAACTGCTGTTAAGCTTTAA
- a CDS encoding cobalamin biosynthesis protein CobD/CbiB has protein sequence MLSNIVQNHLDFIAFIIALLAERFIPLVSWYHPSTALVAIFRAIGKRTYKPKEPDNYQYLAAMLASTLILSIVLIIVVLILEFAFYPELLAGLILYLCLESKSVDKKAIRIAKLTKQNQKSAARELLKPLLARDVSQLSAPGIIKALIEGLILRSARYYFVVIFIFLVLGPIAVLAYRLLTLIQYAWRSEITPNSPFLAPLKLILFAIEFIPIRLLAFTVIIINESKLAVHYIKHYGRHFYQTNTGWLLSAFSASLGIQLGGPAIYFGKRFNKMRIGTDRLPVADDVPTIINRLNQIRAFWLLVIVAVEVLKVI, from the coding sequence ATGCTTAGCAATATTGTTCAAAACCATTTGGACTTTATTGCCTTTATTATAGCGCTCCTTGCTGAGCGCTTTATTCCTTTAGTTAGTTGGTATCATCCGAGTACAGCCTTAGTCGCTATTTTTCGCGCAATTGGAAAGCGTACTTATAAACCTAAAGAACCTGATAACTATCAATACTTGGCCGCAATGCTAGCTAGCACGCTTATTTTAAGTATTGTACTCATTATTGTTGTACTAATATTAGAGTTTGCTTTTTACCCTGAACTACTCGCAGGGCTTATTTTATACCTCTGCCTAGAAAGCAAAAGCGTAGACAAAAAAGCGATTCGCATTGCAAAGTTAACTAAACAAAACCAAAAATCTGCTGCTCGCGAACTTTTAAAGCCGCTACTGGCCCGTGATGTGAGCCAACTCTCTGCCCCTGGAATTATTAAAGCACTCATAGAGGGCTTAATATTACGCAGCGCTCGTTATTACTTTGTTGTTATATTTATATTTTTAGTACTTGGCCCAATAGCTGTGCTCGCCTATCGATTATTAACTTTGATTCAATATGCATGGCGTTCTGAAATAACTCCCAACAGTCCTTTTTTAGCACCACTTAAATTGATTCTCTTTGCTATAGAGTTTATTCCTATACGTTTACTTGCATTCACGGTGATTATCATTAATGAAAGTAAACTCGCGGTACATTATATAAAGCATTACGGCAGGCACTTTTATCAAACAAATACCGGTTGGCTGCTAAGTGCTTTTTCTGCCTCGCTGGGAATACAATTAGGGGGACCTGCGATATATTTTGGCAAACGATTTAATAAAATGCGTATTGGTACTGACAGACTTCCTGTTGCAGATGATGTGCCGACTATAATTAATAGGTTAAACCAAATTCGTGCATTTTGGTTGTTAGTAATTGTGGCTGTGGAAGTATTAAAAGTAATTTAA
- the tyrS gene encoding tyrosine--tRNA ligase: MDLQTALAEIKRGAEEILIEDELVEKLKSGKKLKIKAGFDPTAPDLHLGHTVLINKMKTFQDLGHEVIFLIGDFTGMIGDPTGKNVTRKPLTREDVLANAETYKEQVFKILDPAKTTVAFNSTWMEKLGAAGMIKLAANQTVARMLERDDFKKRYGSGQPIAIHEFLYPLVQGWDSVALESDVELGGTDQRFNLLMGRELQKVEGQKPQTVLMMPLLEGTDGVQKMSKSLGNYIGITDAPNDMFGKIMSISDVLMWRYYDLLSALSIDEIAAQKERVEQGTNPRDIKIELAKELITRFHSAADAQAAHDDFIQRFQKKALPDEILDMTVTTEDDTILIANLLKEANLVASTSEAMRMIKQGAVKLNGEEKITDTKLEIAKGTTAIYQVGKRKFANITVA, translated from the coding sequence GTGGATTTACAAACCGCTCTAGCAGAGATAAAACGCGGTGCAGAAGAAATATTAATTGAAGACGAATTAGTTGAAAAACTTAAGTCGGGCAAAAAGTTAAAAATTAAGGCTGGTTTTGATCCAACGGCACCTGATTTACACCTAGGCCACACTGTACTAATTAATAAAATGAAGACTTTTCAAGACTTAGGCCATGAGGTTATTTTCTTAATTGGTGATTTTACCGGCATGATTGGTGATCCAACAGGTAAAAACGTAACGCGTAAACCACTTACTCGTGAAGACGTACTTGCTAATGCTGAGACGTATAAAGAACAAGTGTTTAAAATTCTTGATCCTGCAAAAACAACGGTTGCATTTAATTCTACTTGGATGGAAAAGCTAGGTGCTGCAGGTATGATTAAATTAGCTGCAAACCAAACCGTTGCGCGTATGCTAGAGCGTGATGATTTTAAAAAGCGTTATGGTAGTGGTCAGCCGATTGCAATACATGAATTTTTATACCCTTTAGTGCAAGGTTGGGATTCTGTTGCGCTTGAATCAGACGTAGAACTGGGTGGTACCGATCAGCGTTTTAACTTATTAATGGGCCGCGAGCTTCAAAAAGTTGAAGGTCAAAAACCACAAACAGTACTTATGATGCCATTGCTGGAAGGCACTGATGGCGTTCAAAAAATGTCTAAATCGCTTGGCAATTACATTGGCATTACTGATGCGCCAAATGATATGTTTGGTAAAATAATGTCAATTAGTGACGTGCTAATGTGGCGTTACTACGATTTGTTAAGTGCGCTTTCTATAGACGAAATTGCAGCTCAAAAAGAACGTGTTGAGCAGGGAACTAACCCACGCGATATCAAAATTGAACTGGCAAAAGAGTTAATAACTCGCTTTCATAGTGCGGCTGATGCGCAAGCAGCCCATGACGATTTTATTCAGCGTTTTCAGAAAAAAGCGCTACCAGATGAAATTCTTGATATGACTGTAACAACTGAAGATGACACTATTTTGATTGCTAATTTACTTAAAGAAGCAAACTTAGTAGCAAGCACTTCAGAAGCAATGCGGATGATTAAGCAAGGTGCGGTTAAACTCAATGGTGAAGAGAAAATCACTGATACTAAACTTGAAATAGCAAAGGGTACAACGGCTATTTATCAAGTAGGTAAGCGTAAGTTTGCAAACATTACGGTTGCTTAA
- a CDS encoding peptidoglycan DD-metalloendopeptidase family protein, whose protein sequence is MVHVVNTLPKKHKLLILGLVSAIIGLTFLPSEKATASKDNSANALEIGKRYELLVKVDSKEKLTELNSEHAAEKLPEYNLVDHQVKNGDNLAIIFKRAGFSAQTLYKLVNTNAETQKLTKIHPGEVLSFATSADGELAQLRYVISKTDTLFITLNDEGNYDTAIDSKEIETLTKTAGGEIANNFWTSAIAAGLSERQIMNFADIFGWDVDFANDIRKNDQFGLIYESHYVDGEFIGTGKIIAAEFINQGQRFSAIRHTDGSFYTPEGRSMKKAFLRAPVSFKYISSSFNPRRLHPVTGKVRAHRGIDFAARTGTPVVASGNGKVIKAGYSKYNGNYVFISHGTQYVTKYLHLNKKLVKTGQKVKQGQKIGTVGSTGRVTGAHLHYEFLVNGVHRNPKTVKLPKSEPLPRSELAKFKPIADSFIAQLERNRELQLALR, encoded by the coding sequence ATGGTTCACGTGGTTAACACGCTCCCCAAAAAACACAAATTGCTTATCTTAGGCCTAGTTTCTGCGATCATCGGCTTGACCTTTCTTCCATCCGAAAAAGCAACCGCTTCCAAAGACAACAGTGCAAACGCACTAGAAATTGGTAAGCGTTATGAATTACTCGTTAAAGTTGATAGCAAAGAAAAACTAACAGAGTTAAATTCAGAGCACGCCGCAGAAAAACTACCTGAGTATAATCTAGTCGATCACCAAGTTAAAAATGGCGACAACTTAGCAATCATATTTAAACGCGCAGGCTTTTCAGCTCAAACGCTCTACAAGCTTGTTAATACTAATGCCGAAACGCAAAAGCTTACTAAAATCCACCCAGGAGAAGTATTAAGTTTTGCAACGTCAGCAGATGGCGAGCTCGCTCAATTACGCTATGTTATTTCTAAAACCGACACATTATTTATTACTCTAAATGATGAAGGTAACTACGATACAGCCATCGATAGTAAAGAAATTGAAACTCTAACAAAAACGGCTGGTGGCGAAATAGCTAACAACTTTTGGACCTCCGCCATTGCAGCAGGTTTAAGTGAACGCCAAATAATGAACTTTGCTGATATATTTGGCTGGGATGTTGATTTTGCAAACGACATTCGCAAAAACGATCAGTTTGGTTTAATTTACGAGTCTCATTACGTAGATGGTGAATTTATTGGCACTGGTAAAATTATTGCAGCTGAATTTATTAATCAAGGGCAACGTTTTTCTGCTATTCGTCACACCGATGGAAGTTTTTATACGCCTGAAGGGCGTAGTATGAAAAAAGCATTTTTACGTGCACCTGTCAGCTTTAAATATATTAGTTCGAGCTTTAACCCTCGCCGCTTACACCCAGTGACAGGAAAAGTTAGAGCTCACCGAGGTATCGACTTTGCAGCACGCACCGGTACACCAGTCGTTGCATCTGGTAACGGTAAAGTAATTAAAGCGGGTTACAGTAAATACAATGGCAACTACGTATTTATTAGCCACGGTACACAATACGTAACTAAGTACTTACACCTAAATAAAAAACTAGTTAAAACAGGGCAAAAAGTTAAACAGGGCCAAAAAATTGGTACTGTAGGATCTACTGGTCGTGTTACTGGCGCGCATTTGCATTATGAGTTTTTAGTCAACGGTGTTCATCGTAACCCTAAAACGGTAAAGCTACCTAAATCTGAGCCATTACCGCGCTCAGAACTTGCTAAATTTAAACCTATTGCAGATAGCTTTATTGCCCAACTTGAGCGCAATCGCGAGCTACAATTAGCACTTAGATAA
- a CDS encoding aldo/keto reductase — protein MLHTPLAKYLPNVSKLVFGCMGLGGGWNKDAITDTHVKQTHECIDSAIEGGINFFDHADIYTFGKAEQVFGKVLSERSNLREHIYLQSKCGIRFEDNLGPKRYDFSANWIEQSVEASLKRLNTEYLDVLMLHRPDPLMEVDEIARVFSCLKESGKVRHFAVSNMQQHQMNFLQHALDMPIVANQIEASLQKHQFVDEGVYTGNIDGKNLNFTPGCIEYCRSFDIQIQSWGSLCQGLYTGSNLSNASQADINTSLLVNKLAALYGTSAEAIVLAWVLRHPASIQPIIGTTNAKRIQASCDAVNVELTREHWYALYVSAKGHELP, from the coding sequence ATGCTCCACACTCCTCTAGCAAAATATTTACCGAACGTTAGTAAGCTTGTATTTGGATGTATGGGCTTGGGCGGCGGTTGGAATAAAGACGCAATTACTGACACGCACGTTAAACAAACTCATGAATGTATAGATAGCGCTATTGAAGGCGGTATTAACTTTTTTGATCATGCAGATATTTATACTTTTGGTAAAGCTGAACAAGTATTTGGTAAGGTGTTAAGTGAACGATCAAACCTTAGAGAACACATATATCTGCAATCTAAGTGTGGCATTCGTTTTGAAGATAACTTAGGGCCAAAACGCTACGACTTTTCGGCTAACTGGATTGAGCAATCGGTTGAAGCGTCCTTAAAGCGACTAAACACAGAGTATTTAGATGTACTTATGCTGCATCGCCCAGATCCACTCATGGAAGTTGATGAAATTGCCCGTGTATTTAGTTGTTTAAAAGAAAGTGGCAAGGTGCGACACTTTGCAGTATCGAATATGCAGCAGCACCAAATGAATTTTTTGCAGCATGCGCTTGATATGCCCATAGTGGCTAATCAAATTGAAGCGAGCCTACAAAAGCATCAGTTTGTTGATGAGGGCGTTTACACCGGTAACATCGATGGTAAAAATCTCAATTTTACACCTGGGTGTATTGAATATTGCCGCAGCTTTGATATTCAAATACAAAGCTGGGGAAGTCTGTGCCAAGGTCTATACACAGGAAGCAATTTATCAAACGCATCTCAGGCTGATATAAATACGAGTCTTTTAGTTAATAAGCTGGCTGCACTTTATGGTACTTCTGCTGAGGCAATTGTACTTGCGTGGGTACTTCGTCATCCAGCATCTATTCAGCCCATTATTGGGACAACTAATGCTAAGCGAATTCAAGCTTCTTGTGATGCTGTAAACGTAGAATTAACCCGAGAGCATTGGTACGCGCTTTATGTCAGTGCTAAAGGCCATGAATTACCGTAA
- a CDS encoding sodium ion-translocating decarboxylase subunit beta, with amino-acid sequence MDGILNLWHATGIANFTIPSLIMIAVGCLLLFLAIVKGFEPLLLLPIGFGAILTNIPVAGLSDPGGLLYYVYYVGIDTGIFPLLIFMGVGALTDFSALIANPRMLLLGAAAQFGIFATLFGAILLNYVPGFEFTLQDASAIAIIGGADGPTAIFLASKLAPDLLGAIAVAAYSYMALVPIIQPPIMRALTTPEERKIKMPELRKVSKKEKIIFPLMVLSLTAMFLPAAIPLVGMFCLGNLMRESGVVDRLSNSAQNEIINVTTIFLGLAVGSKLAADKFLTVETIGILVLGALAFAIGTASGVFMAKGLNRISKTPINPLIGAAGVSAVPMAARVVNKVGLESNPHNFLLMHAMGPNVAGVLGSAVAAGILLALVG; translated from the coding sequence ATGGACGGTATTTTAAACCTCTGGCATGCAACGGGCATCGCTAACTTTACAATCCCATCGCTAATAATGATTGCGGTAGGTTGTTTACTCTTATTTTTAGCGATAGTTAAAGGCTTTGAACCATTGCTGTTATTACCTATTGGCTTTGGCGCTATATTAACAAACATACCCGTGGCTGGTTTATCAGACCCTGGTGGACTTTTGTACTACGTATATTATGTAGGTATTGATACGGGGATTTTTCCGCTGTTGATATTTATGGGGGTTGGAGCGCTAACTGATTTTAGTGCACTTATTGCAAACCCTCGTATGCTGTTATTAGGTGCGGCTGCACAGTTTGGTATTTTTGCGACTTTGTTTGGCGCGATATTACTAAACTATGTGCCAGGCTTTGAGTTTACCCTACAGGATGCGTCCGCTATTGCTATTATTGGTGGTGCCGATGGCCCTACTGCAATATTTTTAGCATCAAAACTAGCTCCTGATTTACTCGGCGCAATTGCGGTCGCAGCATACTCATACATGGCATTGGTGCCAATTATTCAGCCGCCAATTATGCGTGCATTAACAACACCAGAAGAGCGCAAAATTAAAATGCCAGAGCTGCGTAAAGTATCTAAAAAAGAAAAGATTATTTTTCCGCTTATGGTGCTTAGTTTAACTGCCATGTTTTTACCAGCAGCAATACCGCTAGTGGGGATGTTTTGCTTAGGTAACTTAATGCGTGAGTCAGGGGTTGTTGATAGATTGAGCAACAGTGCGCAAAACGAAATCATCAATGTAACCACTATATTTTTAGGGTTGGCGGTCGGTTCAAAACTAGCTGCGGATAAGTTTTTAACGGTTGAGACGATTGGTATTTTAGTGCTTGGCGCACTGGCTTTTGCAATTGGTACGGCATCAGGCGTATTTATGGCAAAAGGACTTAACCGCATATCTAAAACACCTATCAACCCATTAATTGGTGCCGCAGGTGTATCTGCAGTGCCAATGGCCGCGCGCGTGGTTAATAAAGTTGGCCTTGAAAGTAATCCACATAACTTTTTGCTTATGCATGCAATGGGGCCCAACGTAGCGGGTGTACTTGGTAGTGCAGTTGCTGCGGGTATTTTATTAGCACTTGTTGGTTGA